One genomic window of Geodermatophilus sp. DSM 44513 includes the following:
- the tmk gene encoding dTMP kinase, with protein sequence MSADGPPHPPRGLFVAFEGGEGAGKSTQVRLLCEWLAASGRPARSTFEPGGTPAGAAVRAIVLDRAHTGLAPRAEALLYAADRAQHAHAVLHPALAAGEVVVTDRYVDSSLAYQGAGRTLGLDEVAALSRWATRDLRPDLTVLLDLAPETGLARARGRAAADRLESESLGFHRRVRDTFRALAAAEPGRYLVLDATRPVEDLAADVRTRVGALLGVPT encoded by the coding sequence GTGTCCGCCGACGGCCCACCCCACCCGCCGCGCGGGCTGTTCGTCGCCTTCGAGGGCGGCGAGGGCGCCGGCAAGTCCACCCAGGTCCGGCTGCTCTGCGAGTGGCTGGCCGCCTCCGGCCGTCCGGCGCGGAGCACCTTCGAGCCCGGCGGCACCCCGGCCGGCGCCGCGGTCCGCGCGATCGTGCTCGACCGCGCGCACACCGGTCTCGCCCCGCGCGCGGAGGCGCTGCTCTACGCCGCCGACCGCGCCCAGCACGCGCACGCCGTCCTGCACCCGGCCCTGGCGGCCGGCGAGGTCGTCGTCACCGACCGCTACGTCGACAGCTCGCTGGCCTACCAGGGCGCCGGGCGCACCCTCGGCCTCGACGAGGTCGCGGCCCTCTCCCGCTGGGCCACCCGGGACCTGCGCCCCGACCTCACCGTGCTGCTCGACCTCGCCCCGGAGACCGGCCTGGCCCGCGCCCGGGGCCGCGCGGCCGCCGACCGGCTGGAGTCGGAGTCGCTGGGGTTCCACCGGCGGGTCCGCGACACCTTCCGGGCGCTGGCCGCCGCCGAGCCCGGCCGCTACCTGGTCCTGGACGCCACCCGTCCCGTCGAGGACCTGGCCGCCGACGTCCGGACCCGGGTGGGCGCGCTGCTGGGGGTGCCGACGTGA
- a CDS encoding HupE/UreJ family protein, with protein MLTLCLVAQPAWAHGVSLGQSKISQDGHTVRYQLAVEHAELVKRLSGPPPDPARPEPTPDQRTAELVELRSALAAYLDGVLRVSLGGEPCAATLDEIAVEPFRGEVYAILSSSYRCPVGTGPLTVEYGLFFDAIAAAERLSHTNVADYDAGGETGRFLFEPGARTLTVGEDDVLAAGRFVVLGFSHILAGLDHVLFVLALLLGARSVRKILMVVTAFTAAHSLTLVLASLGWLAVPAGIVEPAIALSIAGVAVQNIVQREPRHRVVVVFGFGLLHGLGFAGSLSFGDEAGWQLLTSVLAFNVGIEAGQAAIILACAPLLALIWRRSWAWPVQSAASGLIALCGLVWFISRVLLS; from the coding sequence GTGCTGACGCTCTGCCTGGTAGCGCAACCGGCCTGGGCGCACGGCGTCTCGCTCGGCCAGTCCAAGATCAGCCAGGACGGCCACACGGTCCGGTACCAGCTGGCGGTCGAGCACGCCGAGCTGGTCAAGCGGCTCAGCGGGCCTCCGCCCGACCCGGCCCGTCCTGAGCCGACCCCCGACCAGCGAACGGCGGAGCTGGTCGAGCTGCGGAGTGCACTGGCCGCCTACCTGGACGGCGTGCTGCGGGTGTCCCTCGGCGGCGAGCCGTGCGCGGCGACTCTGGACGAGATCGCGGTGGAGCCATTCCGAGGTGAGGTCTACGCGATCCTGTCGAGCAGCTACCGGTGCCCCGTGGGCACCGGCCCCCTCACGGTGGAGTACGGCTTGTTCTTCGACGCCATCGCCGCCGCGGAGAGGCTCTCGCACACCAACGTCGCCGACTACGACGCAGGAGGGGAGACCGGGCGGTTCCTGTTCGAGCCCGGCGCGCGAACGCTGACCGTCGGCGAGGACGACGTCCTCGCCGCGGGCCGGTTCGTCGTACTGGGGTTCAGCCACATCCTGGCCGGGCTGGACCACGTGCTCTTCGTCCTCGCCCTGCTGCTGGGCGCACGGAGCGTGCGGAAGATCCTGATGGTCGTCACGGCGTTCACCGCAGCGCACAGTCTCACCCTGGTGCTGGCGTCGCTGGGGTGGCTCGCGGTGCCGGCAGGCATCGTCGAGCCGGCGATCGCGCTGAGCATCGCCGGTGTGGCGGTGCAGAACATCGTGCAGCGGGAGCCCCGCCACCGGGTGGTCGTGGTGTTCGGCTTCGGGCTGCTGCACGGCCTCGGCTTCGCCGGGAGCCTCAGCTTCGGCGACGAGGCCGGCTGGCAGCTGCTCACGTCGGTGCTCGCCTTCAACGTCGGGATCGAAGCCGGTCAGGCAGCGATCATCCTGGCCTGCGCTCCGCTCCTGGCGCTGATCTGGAGACGGAGCTGGGCCTGGCCGGTCCAGTCGGCGGCGAGCGGGCTCATCGCACTGTGCGGCCTGGTCTGGTTCATCAGCCGGGTACTCCTCTCCTGA
- a CDS encoding zinc-dependent metalloprotease — translation MSSPARMVDWDLAGRTARRLAGPGPQTTREEAAAVVRELHEAAAAAVAHVEGLTGLRPVPGGPVPEVAVVDRPGWVDANTRGMSALLDPLVDTLAAKQDKRPGPLATAVGSRVTGAQAGGVLAFLSSRVLGQYEVFGTGGRLLLVAPNIVDAERKLGVDPSDFRLWVCLHEVTHQLQFTAFPWLKDHLEAQMAEFVEVTDLDPDVLRDRLRDVLRSITDAARGADGGDDAGLMALVQDPAQRAVLDRVTAVMSLVEGHAEFVMDGVGPDVVPSVRTLRKRFAQRRKGRSPVDRVLRRLLGLEQKMRQYAEGRVFVGGVVEQVGMAGFNRVWEGPENLPHVEELTDPARWVERVHGRPAVPA, via the coding sequence GTGAGCAGCCCTGCACGGATGGTCGACTGGGACCTCGCCGGACGCACCGCCCGACGCCTGGCCGGGCCCGGCCCGCAGACCACCCGCGAGGAGGCCGCGGCCGTCGTCCGGGAGCTGCACGAGGCCGCCGCCGCCGCCGTCGCGCACGTCGAGGGCCTCACCGGGCTGCGCCCGGTCCCCGGCGGGCCCGTGCCGGAGGTCGCCGTCGTCGACCGGCCCGGCTGGGTCGACGCCAACACCCGCGGCATGTCCGCGCTGCTCGACCCTCTGGTCGACACCCTCGCCGCCAAGCAGGACAAGCGCCCCGGCCCGCTGGCCACCGCCGTCGGCTCCCGGGTCACCGGCGCGCAGGCCGGCGGCGTGCTGGCCTTCCTCTCCTCCCGCGTGCTCGGCCAGTACGAGGTCTTCGGCACCGGCGGGCGGCTGCTGCTGGTCGCGCCGAACATCGTCGACGCCGAGCGCAAGCTGGGCGTCGACCCGAGCGACTTCCGGCTCTGGGTGTGCCTGCACGAGGTCACCCACCAGCTGCAGTTCACCGCCTTCCCCTGGCTCAAGGACCACCTCGAGGCCCAGATGGCCGAGTTCGTCGAGGTCACCGACCTGGACCCCGACGTGCTCCGCGACCGGCTGCGCGACGTCCTGCGCAGCATCACCGACGCCGCCCGCGGCGCCGATGGCGGCGACGACGCCGGCCTGATGGCGCTGGTGCAGGACCCCGCGCAGCGCGCCGTCCTCGACCGGGTCACCGCCGTCATGAGCCTGGTCGAGGGGCACGCCGAGTTCGTGATGGACGGCGTCGGCCCGGACGTCGTCCCGTCGGTGCGCACGCTGCGCAAGCGGTTCGCCCAGCGGCGCAAGGGCCGCAGCCCGGTCGACCGCGTGCTGCGGCGGCTGCTCGGCCTGGAGCAGAAGATGCGGCAGTACGCCGAGGGCCGGGTGTTCGTCGGCGGCGTCGTCGAGCAGGTCGGCATGGCCGGGTTCAACCGCGTGTGGGAGGGGCCGGAGAACCTGCCGCACGTCGAGGAGCTCACCGACCCGGCCCGCTGGGTCGAGCGCGTGCACGGCCGGCCCGCCGTCCCCGCCTAG
- the tilS gene encoding tRNA lysidine(34) synthetase TilS, whose protein sequence is MVGPPRAVALLRTAVRPGLRAGERPVLAAVSGGADSVALAAALAFEARSAGVPVGGVTVDHGLQPGSADRAERTAQLLRGLGLDPVLVRRVTVGADGGPEGAARTARHRALAAAAGELGARVALGHTLDDQAETVLLGLGRGSGPRSVAGMVPERTADGVTWWRPLLAVRRATTRQACLDQGLPVWDDPWNVDPAHTRARLRGEVLPLVEEVLGGGVAPALARTAELLREDLDALDALAAAELARLAGAGDLPARELAELPAALRRRVLRRWLRDGGVPDLQAVHLLAVEALVTRWRGQGRVDLPGGAGTTRTSGRLVLSPPAARGALPQDAPQTREESRP, encoded by the coding sequence GTGGTCGGCCCCCCGCGGGCCGTCGCCCTGCTGCGGACCGCCGTCCGGCCCGGGCTGCGGGCGGGGGAGCGGCCGGTCCTCGCGGCGGTCAGCGGGGGAGCGGACTCGGTCGCCCTGGCGGCGGCGCTGGCCTTCGAGGCGCGGTCCGCCGGCGTCCCCGTCGGGGGCGTCACCGTCGATCACGGCCTGCAGCCGGGCTCCGCGGACCGCGCGGAGCGGACCGCGCAGCTGCTGCGCGGGCTGGGCCTGGACCCGGTCCTCGTCCGCCGGGTGACGGTCGGTGCCGACGGCGGGCCCGAGGGGGCCGCCCGCACCGCCCGCCACCGCGCGCTGGCCGCCGCGGCCGGTGAGCTCGGCGCGCGCGTCGCGCTCGGGCACACCCTCGACGACCAGGCCGAGACCGTGCTGCTGGGCCTGGGTCGCGGCTCGGGTCCGCGCTCGGTCGCCGGCATGGTGCCCGAGCGGACGGCGGACGGCGTGACCTGGTGGCGCCCGCTGCTCGCCGTCCGGCGGGCCACCACCCGCCAGGCCTGCCTGGACCAGGGGCTCCCGGTGTGGGACGACCCGTGGAACGTCGACCCGGCGCACACCCGCGCCCGCCTGCGCGGTGAGGTGCTGCCGCTGGTGGAGGAGGTCCTCGGCGGGGGGGTCGCCCCCGCGCTGGCCCGGACCGCCGAGCTGCTCCGGGAGGACCTCGACGCGCTCGACGCGCTCGCCGCCGCCGAGCTGGCCCGGCTGGCCGGCGCCGGGGACCTGCCCGCCCGCGAGCTGGCGGAGCTGCCCGCGGCGCTGCGCCGCCGGGTGCTGCGCCGGTGGCTGCGCGACGGCGGCGTCCCGGACCTGCAGGCGGTGCACCTCCTGGCGGTCGAGGCGCTGGTCACACGGTGGCGCGGGCAGGGCCGGGTGGACCTCCCCGGCGGTGCGGGGACCACCCGCACGTCTGGCAGGCTGGTGCTGTCGCCCCCCGCAGCGCGGGGCGCCCTGCCCCAGGACGCACCCCAGACCCGCGAGGAGTCCCGCCCGTGA
- a CDS encoding DNA polymerase III subunit delta' codes for MSGVWDQVVGQPAVVAELQAAVADPAAMTHAWLFTGPPGSGRSVAARAFAAALQCPDGGDGTCHACRTVLAGTHADVTVIVPDGLSIGVVEARELVRVAGRAPSQGRWQVIVVEDADRMSESAANAVLKMIEEPPPRTVVALCAPSLHPDDVPVTIRSRCRVVGLPTPAVDAVAEVLVRRDGVDPGLAAWSAGASGGHVGRARRLARDEDARMARKAVLDVPLSLVSLAACLDAADDLVGTAQEETDAATGALNGVETEALKASLGVGARGPGVAAASRGAGQLKELEKRQKSRATRIGRDSLDRALVDLAGLYRDALVLHAAPSEPLPLNHPDRRADAAELGRLIGPEGALRRIDAVLACRRALEQNVKPQVAVEALTVALRLPA; via the coding sequence GTGAGCGGGGTGTGGGACCAGGTGGTCGGCCAGCCGGCGGTGGTCGCCGAGCTGCAGGCCGCGGTCGCCGACCCGGCGGCGATGACCCACGCCTGGCTGTTCACCGGCCCACCCGGCTCCGGACGATCGGTCGCCGCCCGCGCGTTCGCCGCGGCGCTGCAGTGCCCGGACGGCGGCGACGGCACCTGCCACGCCTGCCGCACCGTGCTCGCCGGCACCCACGCCGACGTCACCGTCATCGTCCCGGACGGGCTGTCGATCGGCGTCGTGGAGGCCCGGGAGCTGGTGCGCGTCGCCGGCCGGGCGCCCAGCCAGGGCCGCTGGCAGGTGATCGTCGTCGAGGACGCCGACCGGATGAGCGAGTCGGCGGCCAACGCGGTGCTCAAGATGATCGAGGAGCCGCCGCCGCGGACCGTCGTCGCGCTGTGCGCGCCGAGCCTGCACCCCGACGACGTCCCGGTGACCATCCGGTCCCGGTGCCGGGTGGTGGGCCTGCCCACCCCCGCGGTCGACGCCGTCGCCGAGGTGCTGGTCCGGCGGGACGGCGTGGACCCCGGCCTGGCGGCCTGGTCCGCCGGCGCCTCGGGAGGCCACGTCGGGCGCGCGCGGCGGCTGGCCCGCGACGAGGACGCGCGGATGGCCCGCAAGGCCGTCCTCGACGTGCCGCTGTCCCTGGTGTCCCTCGCCGCCTGCCTGGACGCCGCCGACGACCTGGTGGGCACCGCGCAGGAGGAGACCGACGCGGCGACCGGGGCGCTCAACGGCGTGGAGACCGAGGCCCTCAAGGCCAGCCTGGGGGTCGGCGCCCGCGGACCGGGCGTCGCCGCCGCCAGCCGGGGGGCGGGGCAGCTCAAGGAGCTGGAGAAGCGGCAGAAGTCCCGGGCGACCCGCATCGGCCGGGACTCCCTGGACCGGGCGCTGGTCGACCTCGCCGGGCTGTACCGGGACGCGCTGGTCCTGCACGCCGCACCGTCGGAGCCGCTGCCGCTCAACCACCCCGACCGGCGCGCCGACGCCGCGGAGCTGGGCCGACTGATCGGCCCGGAGGGGGCCCTGCGGCGCATCGACGCCGTCCTCGCCTGCCGCCGGGCGCTCGAGCAGAACGTGAAGCCCCAGGTCGCCGTCGAGGCGCTCACCGTGGCGCTGCGCCTGCCGGCGTGA
- a CDS encoding metallophosphoesterase N-terminal domain-containing protein: MPRKHSPAGMGAGVCLVILSPLVLPSSANAGDAPQYTDTATGIVYEDLDQDDEHDEGEPGVSGVSVSNGREVVRTDDDGRYSLGVTDETILFVTKPAGYMVPVNDVQLPQFYYLHYPNGTPVELEYGGIEPTGPLPDSVDFALHEQEESDEFEALVFADPQTRNLGELEDFRTDVVQELKGSDAEFGMTVGDLVNDPLDLFPRHNEIVAEIGVPWWNMPGNHDMNYDAADDRYATETYKRVYGPTTYSADYGQVHFVNMDNVDYFGQTPDGENGRYRGYLNPEQLEWLRNDLAHVPADKLIMISTHIPLRTDAIGGDNVNTVNLEELFEVLEGREHLYSVSGHDTSNSWQKYIGAEGG; this comes from the coding sequence ATGCCCAGAAAGCACTCACCGGCCGGTATGGGAGCGGGCGTCTGCCTGGTGATCCTCAGCCCGCTGGTCCTCCCCTCGTCGGCGAACGCCGGAGACGCACCGCAGTACACCGACACCGCCACGGGCATCGTCTACGAGGACCTGGACCAGGACGACGAGCACGACGAGGGCGAGCCCGGCGTGTCGGGCGTGTCGGTCTCCAACGGCCGCGAGGTGGTCCGGACCGACGACGACGGGCGCTACAGCCTGGGCGTGACCGACGAGACCATCCTGTTCGTCACCAAGCCCGCCGGCTACATGGTGCCGGTCAACGACGTCCAGCTGCCTCAGTTCTACTACCTCCACTACCCCAACGGGACGCCGGTCGAGCTCGAGTACGGCGGCATCGAGCCGACCGGGCCGCTGCCGGACTCGGTGGACTTCGCCCTGCACGAGCAGGAGGAGTCCGACGAGTTCGAGGCACTGGTCTTCGCGGACCCCCAGACGCGCAACCTCGGCGAGCTGGAGGACTTCCGCACCGACGTCGTGCAGGAGCTGAAGGGATCGGACGCGGAGTTCGGCATGACGGTGGGCGACCTCGTCAACGACCCGCTGGACCTCTTCCCGAGGCACAACGAGATCGTCGCGGAGATCGGCGTGCCGTGGTGGAACATGCCCGGCAACCACGACATGAACTACGACGCCGCGGACGACCGGTACGCCACGGAGACCTACAAGCGGGTGTACGGGCCGACCACCTACTCCGCCGACTACGGCCAGGTCCACTTCGTCAACATGGACAACGTCGACTACTTCGGCCAGACCCCCGACGGCGAGAACGGCCGGTACCGGGGCTACCTGAACCCCGAGCAGCTCGAGTGGCTGCGCAACGACCTGGCGCACGTGCCCGCGGACAAGCTGATCATGATCTCCACGCACATCCCGCTGCGCACCGACGCCATCGGCGGCGACAACGTCAACACGGTGAACCTGGAGGAGCTCTTCGAGGTGCTCGAGGGGCGCGAGCACCTGTACAGCGTCTCCGGGCACGACACCAGCAACAGCTGGCAGAAGTACATCGGGGCCGAGGGCGGCTGA
- a CDS encoding trans-aconitate 2-methyltransferase produces MTSTAAWDPAGYLRFGDERARPFTDLLARVGARDPRSVVDLGCGEGALTASLAQRWPGAQVTGIDNSAEMLAAAAAHAVPGRVRFAAGDVQGWAPDGPVDVLVTNAVLHWVPGHDALLRRWAGQLAPGGWLALQVPGNWRAPTHALLAGLCRSPRWAGAVGDAAPAEDAVLDPAGYLEVLAGAGLAVDAWETTYLHVLRGADPVLGWVRSTVLRPVLARLGEDDAAELTAEYAAALRAAYPPRADGTTLLPFRRVFAVGQRGVSR; encoded by the coding sequence GTGACCTCCACCGCCGCCTGGGACCCGGCCGGCTACCTGCGGTTCGGCGACGAGCGGGCGCGGCCGTTCACCGACCTGCTGGCCCGCGTGGGCGCGCGCGACCCGCGCAGCGTCGTGGACCTCGGCTGCGGCGAGGGCGCCCTGACCGCGTCGCTGGCGCAGCGCTGGCCCGGGGCGCAGGTGACCGGGATCGACAACTCGGCGGAGATGCTGGCCGCGGCGGCCGCCCACGCCGTCCCCGGGCGGGTGCGGTTCGCGGCCGGCGACGTGCAGGGGTGGGCGCCGGACGGGCCGGTCGACGTGCTGGTCACCAACGCCGTCCTGCACTGGGTGCCCGGGCACGACGCGCTGCTGCGCCGGTGGGCCGGGCAGCTGGCGCCCGGGGGGTGGCTGGCGCTGCAGGTCCCCGGCAACTGGCGGGCGCCGACGCACGCGCTGCTCGCCGGGCTGTGCCGCTCGCCGCGCTGGGCCGGGGCGGTGGGCGACGCGGCGCCGGCCGAGGACGCCGTGCTGGACCCGGCGGGTTACCTCGAGGTGCTCGCCGGGGCGGGGCTGGCCGTCGACGCGTGGGAGACGACGTACCTGCACGTGCTGCGCGGGGCGGACCCGGTGCTCGGCTGGGTCCGCAGCACCGTGCTGCGCCCGGTGCTGGCCCGGCTCGGGGAGGACGACGCCGCCGAGCTGACCGCCGAGTACGCCGCGGCACTGCGGGCGGCCTACCCGCCCCGGGCGGACGGGACCACGCTGCTGCCCTTCCGGCGGGTGTTCGCCGTCGGTCAGCGCGGGGTGAGCCGGTAG
- the dacB gene encoding D-alanyl-D-alanine carboxypeptidase/D-alanyl-D-alanine-endopeptidase translates to MGTIASSGSATVTPRYSRLRRRLLLAVLALLLVVAAGAWYVLAPDGAESASEVAAAEARLPDVAPAGPVLAALSAQAPAPDAAVLAGELGPLLADRALGAGVEARVVDVVSGEVLFDQGSQTPSTPASTTKLLTAFAALTALGPDTTLATTVVTGAAPGEVVLVGGGDPTLSRTAPSLTYPGAPTVADLAAQVRAALPAGTEVSRVVVDGSLFEGPLTATGWGPGDAPSTYAAPVTAAAVDGARVRPGEAPRSGRPGTDAGTALAVALGVPDATVALGEAPPGAQTLGTVRSAPVSRLVEQALSQSDNLLTESLARHVALARDLPATFDGAGAAVTGVLAGAGLDVTGVTLSDASGLSAGDRVPVAVLTGLLAGAADGTLPGASALLSGLPVAGYDGTLFDRGDEDPATAPGAVRAKTGTLLGVHGLAGTVVTADGRLLAFAVVADSAPADRTAAEAALDDVAAALAACGCR, encoded by the coding sequence GTGGGCACCATCGCGTCCAGCGGGTCGGCGACCGTCACGCCCAGGTACTCCCGGCTCCGCCGACGCCTCCTGCTCGCCGTCCTGGCGCTGCTGCTCGTGGTGGCCGCCGGCGCCTGGTACGTGCTCGCCCCGGACGGCGCGGAGTCGGCCAGCGAGGTCGCCGCGGCCGAGGCCCGGCTGCCCGACGTGGCGCCGGCCGGGCCGGTGCTCGCGGCCCTGTCGGCGCAGGCACCCGCACCCGACGCCGCCGTCCTCGCCGGTGAGCTCGGGCCGCTGCTGGCCGACCGGGCCCTCGGCGCCGGCGTCGAGGCCCGGGTCGTCGACGTCGTCTCCGGGGAGGTCCTGTTCGACCAGGGCTCGCAGACCCCCTCCACGCCGGCGTCCACCACCAAGCTGCTCACCGCGTTCGCCGCGCTGACCGCCCTCGGCCCCGACACCACCCTGGCGACCACCGTCGTCACCGGGGCCGCACCCGGCGAGGTGGTGCTCGTCGGCGGCGGCGACCCCACCCTGTCGCGCACCGCGCCCTCGCTGACCTACCCCGGCGCCCCGACCGTCGCCGATCTCGCCGCCCAGGTGCGCGCCGCCCTCCCCGCCGGCACGGAGGTCAGCCGCGTCGTCGTCGACGGCTCGCTGTTCGAGGGCCCGCTCACCGCCACCGGCTGGGGGCCCGGCGACGCGCCGTCCACCTACGCCGCCCCGGTCACCGCCGCCGCCGTCGACGGTGCGCGGGTGCGTCCCGGCGAGGCGCCCCGCAGCGGCCGGCCCGGCACCGACGCCGGCACCGCGCTGGCCGTCGCCCTCGGCGTCCCGGACGCCACCGTGGCGCTGGGCGAGGCGCCGCCGGGTGCGCAGACCCTGGGCACGGTGCGCTCGGCGCCGGTCTCCCGCCTGGTCGAGCAGGCGCTGTCCCAGTCGGACAACCTGCTGACGGAGTCGCTGGCCCGCCACGTGGCGCTGGCCCGCGACCTGCCGGCCACCTTCGACGGCGCCGGCGCGGCGGTCACCGGTGTCCTGGCCGGCGCGGGTCTCGACGTCACCGGTGTGACCCTGTCCGACGCCAGCGGGCTGTCCGCCGGTGACCGGGTGCCGGTCGCGGTGCTCACCGGACTGCTCGCCGGCGCCGCCGACGGCACGCTGCCCGGGGCCTCCGCGCTGCTCTCCGGACTGCCCGTCGCCGGCTACGACGGCACCCTGTTCGACCGCGGGGACGAGGACCCGGCCACCGCGCCGGGCGCCGTCCGGGCCAAGACCGGCACGCTGCTCGGCGTGCACGGCCTGGCCGGCACCGTGGTCACCGCCGACGGCCGCTTGCTCGCCTTCGCCGTGGTGGCCGACTCTGCGCCCGCCGACCGCACGGCTGCGGAGGCCGCCCTGGACGACGTCGCCGCGGCGCTGGCCGCCTGCGGCTGCCGCTGA
- a CDS encoding cyclopropane-fatty-acyl-phospholipid synthase family protein — translation MDRSLISAVAHRWHPVAAPVSDDSLRRLLTRLVPPGAREALDLGCGSGAWLLRLLEAATGCTGVGVDTSAPALDAARAEARRRGLTDRVAFVHGDAAAHTGEPVDVVLCVGATHAFGGFAGTLTAVRRHLRPGGRVLLGDAFWEHGPGPAALAALGAVPGELPDLAGLLAEVDEAGFEPGYGHLSTAAEWDEYEWCWTGAFTEWALTEAPADDRAAALELARTHRSQWLAGYRGQLGFLTAVLHDVR, via the coding sequence GTGGACCGGTCACTGATCAGCGCCGTGGCGCACCGCTGGCACCCCGTCGCCGCCCCCGTCTCCGACGACTCGCTGCGCCGGCTGCTCACCCGGCTGGTGCCGCCCGGCGCGCGCGAGGCGCTCGACCTCGGCTGCGGCTCCGGAGCGTGGCTGCTCCGGCTGCTGGAGGCGGCCACCGGCTGCACCGGCGTCGGGGTCGACACGTCGGCGCCCGCGCTGGACGCCGCCCGTGCCGAGGCCCGCCGGCGTGGGCTCACCGACCGGGTGGCGTTCGTCCACGGCGACGCGGCCGCCCACACCGGGGAGCCCGTCGACGTCGTGCTCTGCGTGGGCGCCACCCACGCGTTCGGTGGGTTCGCCGGCACGCTGACCGCCGTCCGCCGCCACCTGCGTCCCGGCGGGCGGGTGCTCCTCGGCGACGCCTTCTGGGAGCACGGCCCCGGCCCGGCGGCGCTGGCCGCCCTCGGCGCCGTCCCGGGGGAGCTGCCGGACCTGGCCGGGCTGCTGGCCGAGGTGGACGAGGCCGGCTTCGAACCCGGCTACGGCCACCTGAGCACCGCCGCCGAGTGGGACGAGTACGAGTGGTGCTGGACCGGTGCGTTCACCGAGTGGGCGCTGACCGAGGCCCCGGCCGACGACCGCGCCGCCGCCCTGGAGCTGGCCCGCACGCACCGCTCCCAGTGGCTGGCCGGGTACCGCGGACAGCTGGGCTTCCTCACCGCCGTCCTGCACGACGTGCGCTGA
- a CDS encoding calcineurin-like phosphoesterase C-terminal domain-containing protein yields MRGSGWTTGPLDERGVQAADMSDGNPNGYYTVAFDGNEARPRFKAASLPADFQMRLTFEGGRPGQLFLPSGPSGSEGITPAPRFHPRDWAGDDVPTATVNVFDGGERHTVEARVDDGEFAAMNYDPPFKGETDGDPNANLDPYIAALFEQLQGTPEAPAEPQPSSHLWTVELPGGLRPGWHTLTVRSTDPYGQVSETSQEFKVVAGRPDSPRG; encoded by the coding sequence GTGCGGGGAAGCGGCTGGACGACGGGCCCGCTGGACGAGCGGGGAGTGCAGGCGGCCGACATGTCCGACGGCAACCCGAACGGCTACTACACCGTCGCCTTCGACGGCAACGAGGCCCGGCCCCGGTTCAAGGCGGCGAGCCTGCCGGCCGACTTCCAGATGCGCCTGACCTTCGAGGGCGGGCGGCCCGGTCAGCTCTTCCTCCCCTCGGGTCCCAGCGGATCGGAGGGCATCACCCCCGCGCCGCGGTTCCACCCGCGGGACTGGGCCGGGGACGACGTCCCGACCGCCACGGTCAACGTCTTCGACGGCGGTGAGCGACACACGGTGGAGGCCCGCGTCGACGACGGCGAGTTCGCCGCGATGAACTACGACCCGCCGTTCAAGGGCGAGACCGACGGAGACCCCAACGCCAACCTGGACCCGTACATCGCGGCACTCTTCGAGCAGCTCCAGGGGACGCCGGAAGCCCCGGCCGAGCCCCAGCCCTCGTCCCACCTGTGGACCGTGGAGCTGCCGGGTGGTCTGCGGCCGGGGTGGCACACCTTGACGGTGCGCAGCACCGACCCCTACGGCCAGGTGTCGGAGACGTCCCAGGAGTTCAAGGTCGTCGCCGGTCGCCCCGACTCCCCGAGAGGCTGA
- a CDS encoding inorganic diphosphatase — protein sequence MQFDVTIEIPKGQRNKYELDHATGRIRLDRMLFTSTRYPADYGYIENTLGMDSDPLDALVLLEEPTFPGCLITCRAIGMFRMTDEAGGDDKVLCVPATDPRMAHLVDITDVSEFDRLEIQHFFETYKDLEPGKSVEGAEWVGREEAEAEIHASLARAEEAGPHH from the coding sequence GTGCAGTTCGACGTGACGATCGAGATCCCGAAGGGCCAGCGGAACAAGTACGAGCTGGACCACGCCACCGGACGCATCCGCTTGGACCGGATGCTCTTCACCTCCACCCGCTACCCGGCCGACTACGGGTACATCGAGAACACCCTCGGCATGGACAGCGACCCGCTGGACGCCCTCGTCCTCCTCGAGGAGCCGACCTTCCCCGGGTGCCTGATCACCTGCCGTGCGATCGGGATGTTCCGGATGACCGACGAGGCCGGGGGGGACGACAAGGTCCTCTGCGTCCCGGCGACGGACCCCCGCATGGCCCACCTGGTCGACATCACCGACGTGTCGGAGTTCGACCGGCTGGAGATCCAGCACTTCTTCGAGACCTACAAGGACCTGGAGCCGGGCAAGTCGGTCGAGGGGGCGGAGTGGGTCGGCCGCGAGGAGGCCGAGGCCGAGATCCACGCCTCGCTGGCGCGGGCCGAGGAGGCCGGACCCCACCACTGA